A portion of the Thalassotalea sp. LPB0316 genome contains these proteins:
- a CDS encoding EAL domain-containing protein, with protein sequence MECKASDSFIAARQLPKFKSLLKKYRHLKNMQSNLLTLSELAATVTDMNAFYTALASVVEPIFRTKNFHIAIVNQHQQLELAYMQNNVDAELIVNTSVEDWQTGLSAQVYKEARTQHFYPAKLQSHHCHCLEWLGAPLKRGNKVIGVIAIQSYQADLAFDKADADLLTFISEHIVTAIDRVRSRQSLEHSIAERTRKLTQANAQLQKEIVERKKAENVHKVLLAISEITASSDDIQQFYQALHTQVKKLLPAKNFFISLLSNDGYKLEYPYIVNEQIIEINSSRRKSGLTERTIVLSAPLLLAEQQLVSLSSSGTIEAQDLSFTQFNNSLPKAWLSAPLMYQGEVIGVLALQDFYQENAYQRDDLEIIRFIADHIASAISQKNHQLQEQKNKDDLERLVNERTKELQISNLNLRMQVEERRKAEAKLYHEAHHDSLTTLPNRAMFSDRLSFALRHIKRHPQNRFAVLFIDLDRFKMINDTLGHHAGDEFLVEIANRLKFCVRDNDLLARLGGDEFVVLLDSMQSQEDVEDVCSRIIDRIAEPFVYDGNELYSNASIGIALCSHQYNDANEILRDADAAMYQAKSLGRGRFVFFDESMREKLLENMSLEQELRAAIKRQEFELHYQQISNLDSTNAIGFEALLRWKHPTKGLLTPSQFLFMAEETGIILDIETWVIEEVCQQLAQWQDHSQYNNAFIGVNLSGRQLTQANQLNKLIALIKQNTVEPERLILEFNESAFTQHTELAHKGLRKLKDFGVKLALDDYGAGVSSFSFLHSYPFEFIKLDRSFIRTLNNSDKNLTLVKALNELGEQFGYRIVAEGIESETMLKKLQGVGCEFGQGYHISRPTKIESSIAELIDSHKLKA encoded by the coding sequence ATGGAATGCAAGGCGAGCGATAGTTTTATTGCTGCTCGACAGCTGCCAAAATTTAAGTCGTTACTCAAGAAGTACCGACACCTCAAAAACATGCAGTCTAACCTGTTAACTCTGTCGGAGTTGGCGGCTACTGTGACTGACATGAACGCTTTTTATACCGCACTTGCTTCTGTGGTAGAGCCGATTTTCCGTACTAAAAACTTTCACATCGCTATAGTTAATCAGCATCAACAACTTGAATTAGCTTACATGCAAAATAATGTTGATGCCGAGCTTATCGTCAATACTTCAGTTGAAGATTGGCAAACAGGCTTGAGCGCACAAGTCTATAAAGAGGCTCGCACTCAACACTTTTATCCAGCTAAATTGCAAAGCCATCATTGTCATTGTTTAGAGTGGCTCGGCGCTCCTTTGAAGCGCGGCAATAAAGTGATTGGCGTGATTGCTATCCAAAGCTATCAAGCCGACCTAGCTTTTGACAAAGCCGATGCTGATTTATTGACCTTTATTAGTGAGCACATTGTAACGGCAATTGATCGGGTGCGTTCTCGTCAGTCGCTTGAACATAGTATTGCCGAGCGCACACGCAAACTAACCCAGGCTAATGCGCAATTACAAAAAGAAATTGTCGAACGAAAAAAAGCTGAAAATGTGCATAAGGTTTTGCTCGCGATTTCAGAAATTACCGCCTCAAGCGATGATATTCAGCAGTTCTACCAAGCGCTGCATACGCAAGTGAAAAAACTTCTGCCGGCGAAAAACTTTTTTATCAGCCTGCTGTCGAATGACGGATACAAGTTAGAATACCCGTACATTGTCAATGAACAAATTATTGAGATTAACTCAAGTCGGCGCAAGTCGGGTTTAACTGAGCGGACAATTGTTTTGTCAGCACCTTTATTGCTTGCTGAACAACAGTTGGTGAGTTTATCTTCTAGCGGTACCATTGAAGCGCAAGACTTATCTTTTACTCAGTTTAATAACAGTTTACCGAAAGCTTGGCTCTCTGCCCCTTTAATGTACCAAGGTGAAGTGATCGGTGTGCTAGCGCTGCAAGATTTTTATCAAGAAAATGCTTATCAGCGAGACGATTTAGAAATTATTCGCTTTATCGCCGATCACATCGCTAGCGCGATCAGCCAGAAAAATCACCAGTTGCAAGAGCAAAAGAATAAAGATGATTTAGAGCGTTTGGTTAATGAACGCACTAAAGAATTGCAAATTAGTAACCTCAATTTGCGTATGCAAGTAGAGGAGCGCCGGAAAGCTGAGGCCAAGCTTTATCACGAAGCACATCACGATTCACTGACAACACTGCCGAATCGAGCGATGTTTTCCGATCGTTTGAGCTTTGCACTTCGCCATATTAAGCGCCATCCGCAAAATCGCTTTGCTGTGCTGTTTATCGATTTAGATCGCTTTAAAATGATCAACGATACCTTAGGTCATCACGCCGGTGATGAATTTTTAGTTGAAATAGCAAACCGCCTAAAATTTTGTGTACGCGATAACGATTTACTGGCGCGATTGGGCGGTGATGAATTCGTCGTTTTACTCGATTCTATGCAGAGCCAAGAAGACGTTGAAGATGTCTGTTCGCGTATTATCGACAGAATCGCTGAACCTTTTGTATACGACGGCAATGAACTTTACTCTAATGCAAGTATTGGTATTGCCTTGTGTAGCCATCAATACAACGATGCCAATGAAATTTTACGCGATGCTGATGCCGCCATGTATCAAGCCAAAAGCTTAGGTCGCGGTCGCTTTGTCTTTTTCGATGAAAGTATGCGTGAAAAGTTACTTGAAAATATGTCGTTAGAGCAGGAACTTCGCGCGGCTATTAAGCGACAAGAGTTCGAATTACATTATCAACAAATCTCCAACCTAGATAGTACTAATGCCATTGGCTTTGAAGCATTGCTGCGCTGGAAGCACCCGACCAAAGGTTTGCTCACGCCGAGTCAGTTTTTGTTTATGGCTGAAGAAACCGGCATTATTCTCGATATTGAAACATGGGTTATTGAAGAGGTTTGCCAACAGTTAGCTCAGTGGCAAGATCACAGCCAATACAATAACGCATTTATTGGGGTGAATTTATCTGGTCGACAGCTCACTCAAGCAAATCAACTCAATAAGTTAATTGCCTTAATTAAGCAAAATACCGTTGAGCCTGAGCGACTGATTTTAGAGTTTAATGAGTCGGCGTTTACCCAGCATACTGAATTAGCTCACAAAGGGTTGCGAAAATTAAAAGACTTTGGCGTGAAATTGGCGCTTGATGATTATGGCGCCGGGGTTTCGTCTTTCAGTTTTTTACACAGTTATCCGTTTGAGTTTATTAAGCTAGATCGCAGCTTTATTCGCACGCTCAATAATAGCGACAAGAACCTTACTTTGGTCAAAGCGCTGAACGAGCTGGGTGAGCAATTTGGCTACCGCATTGTCGCTGAAGGTATTGAATCTGAAACTATGCTGAAGAAACTACAAGGCGTTGGTTGTGAATTTGGTCAGGGCTACCACATTAGCCGACCAACTAAGATTGAGTCGTCAATTGCTGAGTTGATCGATAGTCATAAGCTCAAGGCTTAA
- the tatB gene encoding Sec-independent protein translocase protein TatB produces MFDIGFWELLLIMVIGLVVLGPERLPTAIRTVRNWVRNVKAFSQNVQSELKEELRVHELHENLKKAEQANMENLSPDVAQSVAQLKEAADMVNRPYAKKDDGAAPSQSTEKQE; encoded by the coding sequence ATGTTTGATATTGGTTTTTGGGAGCTGTTACTTATTATGGTAATTGGCCTTGTCGTGCTCGGGCCAGAGCGCTTACCAACAGCCATACGCACTGTTCGCAACTGGGTGAGAAACGTTAAAGCGTTTAGTCAAAACGTTCAAAGCGAACTCAAAGAAGAGTTGCGTGTGCATGAATTACACGAGAATTTGAAAAAGGCCGAGCAGGCCAATATGGAAAACCTTTCGCCGGATGTCGCACAATCGGTTGCTCAACTCAAAGAGGCAGCAGATATGGTCAATCGCCCTTACGCCAAGAAAGACGATGGCGCAGCGCCTTCGCAATCAACAGAAAAACAAGAATAA
- a CDS encoding DUF2157 domain-containing protein, with the protein MNINREQLEGAVKENIISSQQANQLIAFFKQQPEITPKFDFTHVLYYLGGMLAIGAMTLFMNLGWESFGGLGIFFISLFYAAVGLKLTNHFKAKGLAIPAGICGTFVIALTPLAVYGLQQALGVWPDESVYRQYHRTIKWHWLYMELSTLAVGVIIARKYKYPFLIMPIAVTLWYLSMDLSVMIYGDENSWQLRKVVSMYTGLLMIAVAFYVEVRSTSKADYSFWLYLFGVIAFWGGLSSQSSDSELAKFIYFTINLGMIFIGVLIIRRVFVVFGAIGCCGYISHLASNVFKESWLFPISLTLLGLFVIYLGVLWQKNELAITEKARSVLPDTLRKLLAAKHRL; encoded by the coding sequence ATGAATATCAATAGAGAGCAGTTGGAAGGCGCAGTTAAAGAAAATATTATTTCATCACAGCAAGCTAACCAGCTCATAGCATTTTTCAAACAACAACCTGAAATTACGCCTAAATTTGATTTTACCCATGTGCTTTATTACCTCGGTGGGATGCTCGCGATTGGCGCAATGACGCTGTTCATGAACTTAGGTTGGGAATCATTTGGCGGCCTCGGCATTTTCTTCATTTCATTATTCTATGCCGCTGTTGGACTGAAACTTACCAATCATTTCAAAGCTAAAGGTTTAGCTATTCCTGCTGGCATTTGTGGTACTTTTGTTATTGCCTTAACACCATTAGCCGTTTATGGCTTGCAACAAGCCCTAGGGGTATGGCCAGATGAAAGTGTCTACCGCCAGTACCACCGAACGATTAAATGGCATTGGCTCTATATGGAGTTAAGTACGCTCGCTGTGGGTGTGATCATCGCGCGAAAATACAAATACCCATTTTTGATTATGCCGATTGCCGTAACACTTTGGTACTTGAGCATGGATCTATCGGTGATGATCTATGGCGACGAAAATAGTTGGCAGTTAAGAAAAGTAGTCTCTATGTATACTGGGTTACTCATGATAGCTGTAGCTTTTTATGTTGAGGTACGCTCAACCAGTAAAGCTGATTATTCGTTTTGGCTTTACCTTTTTGGTGTGATTGCCTTTTGGGGTGGCTTGTCTTCTCAATCTTCAGATAGTGAATTGGCAAAGTTTATCTATTTCACCATAAACTTGGGCATGATCTTTATCGGTGTATTAATTATCAGACGGGTATTTGTTGTTTTTGGCGCAATAGGATGCTGCGGTTATATTAGCCATCTTGCATCAAATGTCTTTAAAGAGAGTTGGTTATTCCCGATTTCCTTAACCTTGCTTGGTTTGTTCGTTATATATTTAGGCGTTTTGTGGCAAAAAAATGAACTCGCAATAACTGAAAAAGCAAGAAGTGTGTTGCCCGATACATTACGTAAATTATTAGCAGCTAAGCATAGATTGTAG
- the tatA gene encoding Sec-independent protein translocase subunit TatA translates to MGGISIWQLVIIAVIIILLFGTKKLRGMGGDLGSAVKGFKKAMSEDEKTESLTDESQKAKQATEKDKEQA, encoded by the coding sequence ATGGGCGGTATTAGTATTTGGCAGCTTGTTATTATTGCGGTAATTATTATCTTGTTATTTGGTACCAAGAAGTTACGTGGTATGGGTGGCGATTTAGGCAGCGCAGTAAAAGGCTTTAAAAAAGCGATGAGTGAAGATGAAAAAACAGAATCGCTAACCGACGAAAGCCAAAAAGCTAAACAAGCGACAGAGAAAGACAAAGAGCAGGCTTAA
- a CDS encoding efflux transporter outer membrane subunit yields the protein MKLSRQLAPAFITSVLLIGCATQSPLDEQAILEHAPNQWQQAKQDRELNTQWLATASSPQLAALVEQALSSNRQLKQQALDLAIQAEQVNINDAALWPEIDFSLTSSRQSSGEPRRYSNTNNVAIDVSYEIDIWGKLSDSAKQSHLLYLSTKANYQAARNQLITDVINSYFALISAQRLKALVEQRVALSKENLDIILSGYKQGLNEALDVYLARNDLNAELSSLAAQEAQLQQASATLEYLVGDYPSGLLAASGELPAVLDNILLGVPSELIKQKPVLQANWYQLLAQDAALAFAHKQRFPSIRISGSYGSQANQLDDLLSGSSVAWSLLGGLTMPLFNAGELKSIEQQQRLKLQQQEQAYIDSVYQAFLDVERGINLESSLQEQYQRTLAAQENAVIAQTLAFEQYQNGLVSYTTVLDAQERAFNAQSNVISLKNQLITNRVNLYVALGGDYSQGLLLQERLTNDE from the coding sequence ATGAAGCTAAGTCGGCAGCTCGCTCCCGCCTTTATCACAAGCGTGTTACTAATTGGTTGCGCCACTCAATCGCCACTCGACGAGCAAGCGATACTTGAGCACGCACCTAACCAATGGCAGCAGGCCAAACAAGATCGCGAGCTCAACACCCAATGGTTAGCCACCGCAAGTAGTCCACAATTAGCAGCCTTAGTAGAACAAGCACTCAGTAGTAATCGTCAGTTAAAGCAACAAGCACTCGATTTAGCGATTCAAGCCGAACAAGTTAATATTAACGATGCGGCGCTTTGGCCAGAAATCGACTTTTCCCTTACCAGCTCTCGACAATCGTCTGGTGAACCAAGACGCTACAGCAACACCAATAATGTCGCTATCGATGTCAGCTATGAAATTGATATTTGGGGTAAACTTTCAGATTCAGCGAAACAAAGCCACTTGCTCTACCTATCTACCAAAGCCAATTATCAAGCGGCGCGAAATCAGTTAATCACCGATGTCATTAATAGTTATTTCGCGCTGATCAGCGCTCAACGACTCAAAGCTTTAGTTGAACAGCGCGTCGCCCTATCAAAAGAAAACTTAGACATTATTCTCTCGGGCTACAAACAAGGTCTAAATGAAGCGCTTGATGTGTATCTTGCCCGCAATGACCTAAATGCTGAACTATCTTCATTAGCAGCTCAGGAAGCTCAATTACAACAAGCCAGTGCTACCCTTGAATACTTAGTCGGTGATTACCCTAGTGGTTTGCTTGCTGCATCAGGAGAGTTGCCGGCAGTGCTCGATAATATATTACTCGGTGTGCCCTCAGAGCTGATCAAACAAAAACCGGTACTACAAGCCAATTGGTACCAATTGCTCGCCCAAGATGCTGCCCTCGCATTTGCCCATAAGCAACGTTTTCCAAGTATTCGAATCAGCGGTAGTTATGGTAGCCAAGCCAATCAATTAGATGACTTATTATCTGGCTCTTCTGTTGCATGGTCGTTATTAGGCGGGTTAACTATGCCGTTATTTAATGCTGGTGAACTCAAGTCAATCGAACAACAGCAACGTTTGAAGTTACAACAACAAGAGCAAGCGTATATCGATAGTGTTTATCAAGCGTTCTTGGATGTTGAACGTGGTATCAATTTAGAAAGCAGCTTGCAAGAGCAATATCAGCGAACCTTGGCAGCACAAGAAAATGCCGTCATTGCTCAAACGCTAGCGTTTGAGCAATATCAAAATGGCCTAGTGAGTTACACCACGGTTCTCGATGCCCAAGAACGCGCTTTTAATGCACAAAGCAATGTTATTTCATTAAAAAATCAATTAATTACTAATCGCGTAAACCTATATGTAGCCCTAGGCGGTGACTATAGCCAAGGTTTACTGTTACAAGAGCGTCTGACCAATGATGAATAA
- the tatC gene encoding twin-arginine translocase subunit TatC: MSQSSTLFDHLIELRSRLLRSILAVLLIFCGLVYFAQDLYQFIAKPLLDVLPEGTQMIATEVASPFFAPFKLTLILSLFLAIPFILYQIWAFIAPGLYQNEKRLVAPLMFGSSFLFYCGVAFAYFVVFPLAFAFFTSVAPEGVTIATDISSYLDFILKIFFAFGVAFEIPIAIILLCWTGVTTPESLKAKRPYIIVGAFVIGMLLTPPDVISQTLLALPMLLLFEVGVIIASIQSKNKKNLSKQESIHD, from the coding sequence ATGTCTCAGTCATCAACGCTTTTTGATCACTTAATCGAATTAAGATCGCGCTTGTTAAGGTCGATATTGGCGGTTTTGCTGATTTTTTGTGGTTTAGTTTACTTTGCTCAAGACCTTTATCAATTTATTGCTAAACCGTTACTCGACGTGTTACCAGAAGGCACTCAAATGATCGCAACTGAGGTCGCTTCACCCTTTTTTGCGCCGTTCAAGCTAACGCTGATTCTGTCATTGTTTTTAGCCATTCCATTTATTCTTTACCAGATTTGGGCGTTTATTGCGCCGGGGTTGTACCAGAATGAAAAACGCCTAGTGGCACCATTAATGTTTGGTAGTTCGTTTTTGTTTTATTGTGGTGTTGCGTTTGCTTATTTTGTGGTATTTCCACTGGCGTTTGCATTTTTTACGTCCGTTGCGCCTGAAGGCGTCACAATAGCGACGGATATATCGAGCTATCTAGATTTTATTTTAAAAATATTCTTTGCCTTTGGTGTCGCCTTTGAAATTCCTATTGCCATAATTTTACTGTGTTGGACAGGGGTGACGACACCAGAAAGTTTAAAAGCAAAACGCCCGTATATAATTGTTGGTGCGTTTGTTATTGGGATGTTACTTACGCCGCCAGATGTTATCTCACAAACGCTACTTGCCTTACCTATGTTGTTACTGTTTGAAGTTGGTGTCATTATTGCGTCGATACAGTCAAAAAATAAGAAAAATCTCTCTAAGCAGGAAAGTATCCATGATTAA